The DNA region ATCCAATATACGATACGCGCGCGCCACGGTGTTGAAGTTGACCCTTAATTCCAGCGCCAGCGCACGGACTGTAGGGAGTTGATCGCCCGGTTTCAGGATCCCATTCACCAATTGACTTTGTATCTGGTTCACGATCTGGGTGTAGATCGGCAAGCCGGAGTGAAAGTCGAGCTGCAGGGTAAGTTTCTTTTCAGCCATCGGTCTCTCTATATTGTACTAATTGTATCATTGTATATATTGTATCTAAATTTGAATTTAAGTCAAGAGGGAGTTGCCCGCCCTCCAGTGTGGATTCTGTTTGAAGCGCTGGAGCAGGTCAGGGTCAGGGATGAGGCGCTTTGCGCTTACAGTCCTCTTATGCTTTAAATATGTCCACATGGTAGAATTTGCGTGCACATACAAAACATCAGGAAACAAAAAAATCAAAATCCTCTCGCGATTGCGAGACAGGCGAAATTCAAGGAGTAAATAAATGGAAGCAAAGACTGGTACCTGGACCGAGAAAAAAGGTTTAGCGCAGATGTTGAAAGGCGGCGTCATCATGGACGTGGTGAATGCCGAGCAGGCGAAAATCGCCGAAGACGCGGGCGCGTGCGCGGTGATGGCGTTGGAACGCGTGCCTGCCGATATCCGCGCGGATGGCGGCGTGGCGCGTATGTCCGACCCGGACATGATTCTGAAGATCATTGATGCCGTTTCCATCCCTGTGATGGCGAAATGCCGCATCGGTCATTTCGTCGAGGCGCAGATTCTGGAATCTCTCGGCGTGGATTACATTGACGAATCCGAAGTGCTCACTCCCGCGGACGAGGAACATCATATTTTGAAGCACAACTTTAAAGTGCCGTTCGTGTGCGGATGCCGTAACATAGGCGAGGCATTGCGCCGCATCGGTGAAGGCGCGGCGATGATCCGTACGAAGGGCGAAGCAGGCACGGGCGATGTGGTCGAGGCGGTGCGTCATGCCCGCAGCGTGATGGGTTCCATCCGCCAGTTGCAGACGATGAACGACGAAGAGTTGATGACCTTCGCCAAGAACAACGGCGCGCCGTATGAACTGGTGAAGGAAACCAAGGAACTTGGACGCATGCCCGTGGTCAATTTTGCGGCGGGCGGTGTGGCTACTCCTGCCGATGCGGCGTTGATGATGCAGCTCGGCGTGGACGGCGTGTTCGTCGGCTCGGGTATTTTCAAGAGCGGCAACCCTGCCCAGCGCGCGCAAGCCATCGTCAAGGCGGTGACGCATTATCAGGATGCTTCCATCCTCGCCGAAGTGAGTAAGAATCTCGGTGAGGCGATGGTCGGGCGCAATGTCTCACAGATGCCTGAGGGCGAGAAGCTCGCAGGTCGCGGCTGGTAAATAAATTGCAGGGACATAGCGCCGCTGTGTCCCTGCCTTTGGATAACATGAAAATCGGAGTTCTCGCCCTGCAGGGCGATTTTGCAGAGCATATCTCCATGCTGAAAAAACTCGGCGTGGAAACAGCGGAAGTTCGTTTGTCCAAACATTTGGATGGGCTGGACGGACTTATCATCCCCGGCGGAGAGTCCACAACGATCGGCAAGCTGGCGGTGGCGTATGATTTATTGGATCCGCTCAAGAAGTTTGGAAAGACCCGCGCCATTTGGGGAACATGCGCAGGCGCGATCTTCCTTTCCAAAAACATCGGGCGTGACCAGCCCCTGCTTGGCTTGATGGATATCAAAGTCCAGCGCAATGCCTTCGGACGGCAGGTGGATTCATTCGAGACCGACCTTGAGATCGATGAGTTATACAAAGCCACCGGCACGGAGCATCCATATCATGCGGTCTTCATCCGCGCGCCGATCATTGAATCTGTTGGCGGAAATGTGAAAGTTCTGTCTGCTTTGGAAGATGGTCGAATTGTTGCTGCGCAGGAAGGTCATCTGCTGGCGACGTCGTTCCATCCTGAGTTGACCAACGACACACGCTTCCACGAGTATTTTATTTCGCTGGCGTCGTAAATCCGCAGGGACACGGCGTTGTGTCCCTGCAAATATCAAATGACCATTCGCCCGCTCGACTTTCTCGACTTACCCACAATTGCACGTTATCGAAACGATGTGCTGACACTCGATAGCGCGCGTGCCCTCACGCGCGGACATCCGCTGGGAGCGATGGGGTTGCTGGCGTATATCAACCCGTCGCGGCATTTGTATGCGGCGATCGACAACAGCAATAACGAGACGATCCTGGGCGGCGTCATCCACACGCGCGGAGAGACGTTCGCAAAACTGTTATACCTCGCGCCGGCATCCAACTTGAACGACTCGCAGCTGCCCGCGCTGATCGAGCATTTGTCGGCTCAGGCGGGGGAATGGCAGGCGGCGCATATCATTGCTGAGGTGGATGAGACCAGCGATGTCTTCCCGGCGCTGCGGATGGCGGGATTCTCCGTCTATGCGTGGCAGCGGGTTTGGGATGTGAGTCTGCTCGAGAAAACAGGGTCAAATTCAAGTACGAGTTGGAGGCGGATGCAGTCGGTGGATCTGCATGGCGTGCAGAGTCTTCATTATCAGATCGTCCCGCAGTTGCTGCATCCGGTCGAGCCGGCGCCGAACCGTGTGCAGGGATATGTGCATGAGGGAATGCGTTGTTTTGCGAATATCACATCGGGCATGTATGGGATCGCGCTGACGCCGCTCATCCACCCGGAGGAGAACGGCGTGAGTGAAAAGATCGTTTCACTTATCTCGAACCTGCCCGGGCGCGGGCGCCCCATCTATTTGAACGTTCGTTCGTATCAGACTTGGCTCGAACCGGTGCTGGAGGATCTGGGGGCAAAGGCTTCGGCGCGGCAGGCGGTAATGGTGAAACATCTCGCGCACCTGGTAAAGAACGGGCAGCCCGTGCGCACTCTTCCAACCACAGCGGGCGTACAGCCCTCGCGCATGAGCAGGATGAAAGTGGATGAGTAACTGGGTCGCATACAACGCCGGGCGGAGCATCGGCACGAAGGGTCTGGAAGGCGGAATGATCCTGTACGATGAGGAACATGCCAGCGGCGCGCGCATCACCCTGCGGCGCGGCAGCCGTTTTATTTCCGTCTCTGCCAACATCTACGGCTGGATGGACCACACCCGCTTCTTTAGCACTGATGTGGACGGCGAACGCGAGTACCGCGCCATGCGTTCCGCATTGAGCGACCTGCTAAAACTCATCAACACCGACGGGGTTCGGGAAATAAAGATTTGGGAAGCAATATCAGATTTCGTAAGGCGGTTTCCATAAATGCTTAAAGCGTTAATATTCGATTTTGACGGGTTGATCCTCGATACGGAGACACCTGAAGTTTTTGTCTGGGAATCCATTTACCGTGAACACGGATTCGAACTTCCAGTGCATGAATGGGAGAAGACCATCGGGGGATACGGCATCTCGACTTTCGATGCTGCCAACCATCTCTCGCTTCTTTCTCAGGGACGGCTGGATGCTGTTTCGATGCGCAGCCGTTACCGACGGGAGGCAGACCAACTTATCCATGCCAGTCCGGTCATGCCCGGCGTGCTGGAGATGATCCATCAGGCACGGGAAGTCGGGATGAAAATTGCCATCGGCTCCAGTTCCCCCCACTCCTGGGTGGATACCCACGCAAAGCGTCTTGGAATCTTTAATCTCTTCAATCACATCATTTGCCAGGACGATGTTCCGCCCGGCAGGACGAAGCCCAACCCGGATATCTACCTGAAGGTGTTGGAGCGGCTGCGGGTTCAAGCCAGCGAGGCGGTTGTCTTCGAGGATTCGCTCAACGGTGTGGAAGCGGCTCGCCGTGCAGGCATCTTCGTAGTGGCAGTACCCAATCCGCTGACGGCAAAGATGGGTGTGCGTGGTGACATGACGATTACGTCTCTTGCGAACCTGTCCCTGCGGGATTTGATGGCAAGGATTTAAAAAACAAAAAGGACTGGCTTTGTAAAGCCAGTCCTTTTTGTTTTCAAGAAGGTGCTACACAACCTTCTCACGCATCACAGAACTGACGTAATCCATGAGGGAGACAACAACAGCGATCGCGATCATCTGCGCACTGGCATCACGGTAGTTCAAGAGGTTGATATTTTGCTGGAGCAGAAAACCGATACCACCGCCGCCGACGAACCCGATGATGGTGGACATACGGACATTGATATCCCAGCGATACATGGTGTAGGAGATATACGGCGGGACGATCTGCGGAACGACCGCATAGATGATGGTTTGCAGGCGATTTGCGCCGGTGGCTTGTATGGCTTCTATGGGACCCGCCATGATACTTTCCACTTGTTCGGAATACAACTTGGCAAGCGATGCAATGGTATGCAACGCCAGCGCAAGTGAACCAGCAAAAGGTCCGATCCCGACCCATACGACAAAAACAATCGCCATCACCAGCGCCTCAACGGAACGTAACGCGTTGAAGATGGTACGAGCCACGTAATAAATGACAAGTCCGCTTGGGACCGCATCAGCAGGCTTGTAGAACAAGCTGGTTATAAGCCCCAACCCCGCACCGATCGCGCCGGCATACATGAAGAAACTCTGAACATCCTGAAATTGATAGAACCAGTTAATGATCGCAGCAAGGATGACAACAAGAGCTGCTCCAGCGGCAGTCGCCAGTATTATGTGGAGTAAATAGGCAGTGGTGCCTGTTTTTCGGCTCAGGGATTCACCCCAGCGTCCTGCGAGACCGTTTAAGATGCCTGCGCCAGCGAGGGCAACCACCGCTTTTACCACCATGTTCAAGATATCACCGAGATCGCGGATAAAGAATCCCAAAAATCCGAAATTGCCCATGGAAAGCCCCAACGATCTTCCTCCACTTAGGGCAAGGAATGCTATGAGGTAGAGCGCCAGGATGAAGATGAAGAACAGCGCAAGCAATGTCAGGATACGGGCAACTCTCAATCCCACGGATGGGTTGACGATCTCCTGTTGCGGCAGTGCCCAGCGCACACCTCTTACCAGAATAAATGGCGCTATGATCAAAACTGCCATGATAACTAGAAGATTGTTTGTCAATAACAGGCTGATCCGTTCCGCCTGGTCAGCCAACTGACTACCCAAATACAAACCAACAGGAATAAGCAGAATGGAAAGTGATATGCCTGCAAGGGAATTGGTCACATCCTTCATCAGGTTGCGGGCGGCAAAGAAACTCAACGGGATTGCAAACACGATGCCCAAGGTGGTTGCCAACAAAGCTAGAAAAACCGTTTCTATGATCTTATTCCACGTATCGTAGGCTGTTTTTGTCAATTGAGGAGCGCCTACGTTGCGACGGGTTATGGCTACGATCTCATGAGCATCTTCACTGGGGCGGTTCGGCAAGAGTACAGTGGCTTCAAATTCCCCGAATCGATCCACTTCGATACTGGCAAGTTGCAAATTGACCCCGCTTTCAAACGGGACGAGGTTAAGAGGTCCGCGGGTCTGCGGTTCGAAGTTATATCCTTTTATTGTAATATTCGTGCGAACATCACTGCAGGCGGGTGTGACAACCATATAAGGCTGTGACGGATCTTCATTGACTTCAGGCTCAAATCCCTCCGGAGGACACGGGATCATGATCGGGGTGCGAACCTCAAACTCCTCCTTTTCATAGGTGAAGAAGTTGGGTCTGGCTAAGGCGCGAAGAATACGGAACAGTTGCTGCTGGCGGTGTTCGGATTTTGTCTCTGCAAGGTTGACCTGTGTAACTTGAAAGCCATAGGCATATACTACAAGAACTGCAATAATAAACAGACCAAGTCTTAGGGAACGAAACGGGCTAGGTTTTTTGTCCTTCATGATGCATCCTCTATCCTACACGTTCCGCATCGCGGCCGTAAATCTCTTTGAATTTGACATCATCGATCTCTTTGGGCGAACCGTCAAACATCAGTTTTCCTTCATTAAGAGCCACTACGCGGTCGGCATAACGGTGTACCAAATCCAGAAAGTGCAGACTGCATAACACTGTTACGCCATCCTCTTTATTGATCATTTCCAGGTATTGCATGATGCTGTGCGCCAGAACTGGATCGAGGCTTGCAACGGGTTCATCCGCCAATATCATTTCAGGGTTCTGCATCATGGCACGCGCCACCCCCACGCGTTGCTGCTGCCCGCCGCTTAGTTCATCAGCACGGTGGTTGGCTTTATCAGCGATGCCAACCCGTTCCAATTGCTTGAATGCGTTTTCCACATCACTTTTTGGAAAGCGGTTGACCAGACTCCAAGCGGGATTGACATATCCCAGGCGCCCAGCAAGCACATTTGTGAGAACAGAAGAGCGGTGAACAAGGTTGAAATGCTGGAATACCATGCCGATCTTGCGGCGGACGCGGCGTAATTCATCGTCGGAAGCGTCTGTTACATCCACCCCATTCCAAAGTATCTTTCCATCGGTTGGTTCGATCAGGCGATTAATGCAACGCAACAGCGTTGATTTACCGGAACCGCTCAAGCCGATCACAGCCAAGAATTGACCTTTTGGCACATCAAAACTTACATCCGTCAGGGCTTGGACGCCGCCATCATAGATTTTTGTCAGGTTTTGAATTTTTAGCATGATTATCACCGCCAATGGAAGAAAAAGGTTGTAAGTACAAAATCCCGGACAGGGGAGACCCCTGTCCGGGATGAATGCTACCGGGACAGATTATTGACCAAGTCCTTCAAGGGTGTAGCCTGAAGCTTCCACCATCTTGCGAACAACATCATATTCTGCATCCGTTGCCGCTTCGATGCCGGTCCAGCCATAGAAATCCTGATTGCCGATTGATTCATTCCAGGCATCAGTTCCAGCGAAAGCCACCAAGGCGGCTTCGATCTGGGCGCGCAAGTCGGCGGGGAATTCAGGACCGAAGGAGAGCGTATCGTTGGGAATGCCGGTGGAGATCATCAAAATGCGGGTCTTCTGCATGATATCCGGGGCTTCCGTGCGGATGCTGGCGCGGGCATCCAGTACGCGGTATTCGCCATTGGGTCCGCACAATAAGCGGGATCCATCAGCATTCGGACCGCAGGTATCGATCACATCTTCAGGGAGGTCGGGATTTTCAAACGACCATTCAACACCGCCTTCGGGATGCAAGTAGGGGCTGTAGAAGGTGGTAGCGAAATCCACAGAGCCATTGTAAAGGGCGAGAGCTGCACCATTGTGGCTGCCGCCAGTTTCAAAGTGAACGGGCTCAATACCGGCTTCCTGGAACATGACCAACGGGACCATGTAACCGGAGGTGGAGCCGGGATCGCCATAACCCCAAGTCAGACCATCCAAGTCTTCAAGGGAGTCAATGTCACTGTCACGCGGGACCAAGATCTGAGCCCAGTATTCGGAAAAACCGAAGCGGACAGCTTTGAAGGCAACATCCACGCCACACAACTGGCTGGCAAGTGCGTACCCCAAACCAGGGATGAACGCCATGGTGTCGGCAGGGGATGCACACATCTCTTCAATGGTGGCTGCATAGGAGGTCGGCACAACAACTTCAAAGGTCAAGCCGGTGGCTTCGTTAAGGGCTTGAGCCATGATCTCACCGCCGCTCACAATGACCTGCGCGTCCACGGAGGGGACGAACAAGACTTTGATGGGGTGTTCCGGGGAGCCGATTTCCGGCGCGGGTTCTTCGGTGGGTTCAGGTACTGCGGTCGGCGGCACCGCCGTGGGTTCTTCAACCGGCTCAGGGGCAGGAGCCTCTGTGGCGGCTGGACCGCATGCGCTGAGGATCATCGCAACGGACACGATGAGCGCCAGCAGGACAAAAGACATACGTTTGTTCATGGTTTCTCCTCTTTCACAACGTTAGATTCTACCGGGGTGGACGTCACCCCTGACCTTAGGATAATAACGCAAACATTGGGGATGAACAAGTGCCTATTTCTTAAAAAATGGGTTTGCAGGGTAAGGTTTGAATTCGTTGTATGTATATCAATCCTGGGTTTGAGCCTTCGTTTCATCTTTAACAAGGAATGCAACCGCCCGGCTCTTCTGTGAATCCATTACCAGATCCATGTGGTGATGCGGGCGATAGTCATGGACAGCGATCAAATGCAGAGCGGAGAGGACGCGCGGATTATCGATGGAGATGAATTCCTTGATGCGATTCGGCGTTCGATAGAAAAATTCCCGGTTGAACACCGTATCCATATCATCGAGAAAGACCGCCAGCGGATAAATGTTCGCTTCCATCAAGTCTTGAAAAAAGTGAGTACCAAAGGACGGTTCGGGAGAGGCGCCAATGGATTCACCCGCCAATTCCACCAAGGCGCGGGCATTATAGATATCACCATACGCGATGTGCACGCCAAGGTCGGGAGTGGATGTGCCCCAGCGCCCCGGACCAACCGCGATGTACACCTCGTCCTTCATGAGCGCATTGAATTGCCCAATGGCGCGCTCCAGCGCAGTCCGCTCTGCCTGCGATTCAAGGCTGAAATACCCTTCCGATGGGACGAAAAGAACATAACGGATGTTTTGGATCGCTCCCTGAGGAACCATTCGCGATGTGGAGAACACAATATTTTCATTCCGCAAGTCGCTTGGGATCTGCACTTCTCCCGATTCTTGAATATGGCTTTGCGGGCGGCATTGCAGAAGGGTGATGCGAACTTCAGACCGCTGTTCGTCAGGCGTAAGAAGCTCCAATGTGAATTCGGTATCCACCGGGGATCCATAATGAGTTTCAAGCAGTTTCAATGCTTCGCGGATCGATGCGGCAAAAGGCGTACGGGATAACAATCCGTTGAAGTTGATCACCATTTTTTCGGGTGGGGCGATCCGTGAGCGGATGGCAGCGAGATACCCTTCCTCCACGATCTGGGCAATATAACGCACTGCTTCATAATCCACGCCAATAAGCTCACGGACAGGGAGCGTAACAAAATCGTTTTTATCAAGATCAATGACATCCACACTCCGTTGCGAGTAGCTTTGTGTCGCGCGGACATCGGATGAGGGAGTCAACGTAGGGTGACTAAGCGCCACGAGGCGGGGATAATCATCCGCGACCACATCCACTGCGCGGGTGCCCAACCCCCAGACAAGACGCAAAAATCCGTCTTCCTGCTTGATCTGCGGTGACCAACGGTATAGGTTGCGGCTGAAAGCGACCCCGGCGGCGTGCGGTAAATAATAATTTCCCCAACGCCTTCCCTCCACAAACTGGATAAGGATGCCGATACGCTCATCATAATCCGCCAAGTCTTTGAGGTGACGATAAAGCAGCGCATCGGGATCCAGTACACTGGCATAGATCTTTGCAATGGCATCTGTCAGCTTGGAAAGTTTCCGGTCTAGCTCCCCTTGATTCGGGAGAAAGATGCTTTCATATTTCCCGGCGAAGGAGTTTCCAAAGTTGTCCTCCAGCAAACTGGAGGAACGGACAATGAGAGGCGTATCCCCTGCCTCGGCAAGGATTTCCTCCAACCGCTCGATGATCTCCGGCGGAAACTTGCCATCGGCAAATTCGGCACACAGCACAGGATAGTCCGCGCGCATCTCTTCCTCGGTTTTATATTTCTGGTCATTCCAGTGCATCAACCCGTTTAATGACAGAAAGTTATAGAAAACATCCGAACCGAGGTAATAGGAGGTGGGGATCTTGAATCGCTCGCGAACTTCCTGTGGGGCGGTTTCCTTGATGATTCGGTGAGCGAGCAGCATCCCTGCGGCTTTTCCGCCGATCTTACCGCCGCCGATCTTGCGCCGATGGATCTCCTTGAAATCATCCACAGTGAACCAGTGACGCGCCATCTTGATGTATTTCAACTGGTCGCTGATCATGGTGCGGATGAGCACGACCTTCAATTCCTTCAAGCGCGCCTCGTACCTCCCCCGGTCTGGTTCCGCCATGGACTCGATCATCGCCGCCTGTTCGAATACCATGTCCTGCGGGGCAAGTTCAGGGTTGAACCAGATGAACTCCACATCATCCCTGCCGCGTTCCGCCAGCATTTGCCGCACGAGGGTCTCAAACTCGGCATACGGCAGGTTGTAGGCGAAGTAAAAATCCGTCAACGAATCCCGGACGCGCTGCAAGCGCTCTTCCCAGACATCCGCTTTTTCCTCTTCGTAGGGATTATGCAGCCCCTCACGCGTCTGCGACTCGACCGCTTTCCGCTTTGCTTCATCATCAAACGCTTCACGTGTA from Anaerolineales bacterium includes:
- the pdxS gene encoding pyridoxal 5'-phosphate synthase lyase subunit PdxS encodes the protein MEAKTGTWTEKKGLAQMLKGGVIMDVVNAEQAKIAEDAGACAVMALERVPADIRADGGVARMSDPDMILKIIDAVSIPVMAKCRIGHFVEAQILESLGVDYIDESEVLTPADEEHHILKHNFKVPFVCGCRNIGEALRRIGEGAAMIRTKGEAGTGDVVEAVRHARSVMGSIRQLQTMNDEELMTFAKNNGAPYELVKETKELGRMPVVNFAAGGVATPADAALMMQLGVDGVFVGSGIFKSGNPAQRAQAIVKAVTHYQDASILAEVSKNLGEAMVGRNVSQMPEGEKLAGRGW
- the pdxT gene encoding pyridoxal 5'-phosphate synthase glutaminase subunit PdxT, which produces MKIGVLALQGDFAEHISMLKKLGVETAEVRLSKHLDGLDGLIIPGGESTTIGKLAVAYDLLDPLKKFGKTRAIWGTCAGAIFLSKNIGRDQPLLGLMDIKVQRNAFGRQVDSFETDLEIDELYKATGTEHPYHAVFIRAPIIESVGGNVKVLSALEDGRIVAAQEGHLLATSFHPELTNDTRFHEYFISLAS
- a CDS encoding HAD family phosphatase, coding for MLKALIFDFDGLILDTETPEVFVWESIYREHGFELPVHEWEKTIGGYGISTFDAANHLSLLSQGRLDAVSMRSRYRREADQLIHASPVMPGVLEMIHQAREVGMKIAIGSSSPHSWVDTHAKRLGIFNLFNHIICQDDVPPGRTKPNPDIYLKVLERLRVQASEAVVFEDSLNGVEAARRAGIFVVAVPNPLTAKMGVRGDMTITSLANLSLRDLMARI
- a CDS encoding ABC transporter permease subunit; this translates as MKDKKPSPFRSLRLGLFIIAVLVVYAYGFQVTQVNLAETKSEHRQQQLFRILRALARPNFFTYEKEEFEVRTPIMIPCPPEGFEPEVNEDPSQPYMVVTPACSDVRTNITIKGYNFEPQTRGPLNLVPFESGVNLQLASIEVDRFGEFEATVLLPNRPSEDAHEIVAITRRNVGAPQLTKTAYDTWNKIIETVFLALLATTLGIVFAIPLSFFAARNLMKDVTNSLAGISLSILLIPVGLYLGSQLADQAERISLLLTNNLLVIMAVLIIAPFILVRGVRWALPQQEIVNPSVGLRVARILTLLALFFIFILALYLIAFLALSGGRSLGLSMGNFGFLGFFIRDLGDILNMVVKAVVALAGAGILNGLAGRWGESLSRKTGTTAYLLHIILATAAGAALVVILAAIINWFYQFQDVQSFFMYAGAIGAGLGLITSLFYKPADAVPSGLVIYYVARTIFNALRSVEALVMAIVFVVWVGIGPFAGSLALALHTIASLAKLYSEQVESIMAGPIEAIQATGANRLQTIIYAVVPQIVPPYISYTMYRWDINVRMSTIIGFVGGGGIGFLLQQNINLLNYRDASAQMIAIAVVVSLMDYVSSVMREKVV
- the phnC gene encoding phosphonate ABC transporter ATP-binding protein; the protein is MLKIQNLTKIYDGGVQALTDVSFDVPKGQFLAVIGLSGSGKSTLLRCINRLIEPTDGKILWNGVDVTDASDDELRRVRRKIGMVFQHFNLVHRSSVLTNVLAGRLGYVNPAWSLVNRFPKSDVENAFKQLERVGIADKANHRADELSGGQQQRVGVARAMMQNPEMILADEPVASLDPVLAHSIMQYLEMINKEDGVTVLCSLHFLDLVHRYADRVVALNEGKLMFDGSPKEIDDVKFKEIYGRDAERVG
- a CDS encoding phosphate/phosphite/phosphonate ABC transporter substrate-binding protein, giving the protein MNKRMSFVLLALIVSVAMILSACGPAATEAPAPEPVEEPTAVPPTAVPEPTEEPAPEIGSPEHPIKVLFVPSVDAQVIVSGGEIMAQALNEATGLTFEVVVPTSYAATIEEMCASPADTMAFIPGLGYALASQLCGVDVAFKAVRFGFSEYWAQILVPRDSDIDSLEDLDGLTWGYGDPGSTSGYMVPLVMFQEAGIEPVHFETGGSHNGAALALYNGSVDFATTFYSPYLHPEGGVEWSFENPDLPEDVIDTCGPNADGSRLLCGPNGEYRVLDARASIRTEAPDIMQKTRILMISTGIPNDTLSFGPEFPADLRAQIEAALVAFAGTDAWNESIGNQDFYGWTGIEAATDAEYDVVRKMVEASGYTLEGLGQ
- a CDS encoding PEP/pyruvate-binding domain-containing protein, producing MTFPSLSEDNVTRIFLALSQYPILSRRIRHYMRKTLFNRGVITREAFDDEAKRKAVESQTREGLHNPYEEEKADVWEERLQRVRDSLTDFYFAYNLPYAEFETLVRQMLAERGRDDVEFIWFNPELAPQDMVFEQAAMIESMAEPDRGRYEARLKELKVVLIRTMISDQLKYIKMARHWFTVDDFKEIHRRKIGGGKIGGKAAGMLLAHRIIKETAPQEVRERFKIPTSYYLGSDVFYNFLSLNGLMHWNDQKYKTEEEMRADYPVLCAEFADGKFPPEIIERLEEILAEAGDTPLIVRSSSLLEDNFGNSFAGKYESIFLPNQGELDRKLSKLTDAIAKIYASVLDPDALLYRHLKDLADYDERIGILIQFVEGRRWGNYYLPHAAGVAFSRNLYRWSPQIKQEDGFLRLVWGLGTRAVDVVADDYPRLVALSHPTLTPSSDVRATQSYSQRSVDVIDLDKNDFVTLPVRELIGVDYEAVRYIAQIVEEGYLAAIRSRIAPPEKMVINFNGLLSRTPFAASIREALKLLETHYGSPVDTEFTLELLTPDEQRSEVRITLLQCRPQSHIQESGEVQIPSDLRNENIVFSTSRMVPQGAIQNIRYVLFVPSEGYFSLESQAERTALERAIGQFNALMKDEVYIAVGPGRWGTSTPDLGVHIAYGDIYNARALVELAGESIGASPEPSFGTHFFQDLMEANIYPLAVFLDDMDTVFNREFFYRTPNRIKEFISIDNPRVLSALHLIAVHDYRPHHHMDLVMDSQKSRAVAFLVKDETKAQTQD